A section of the Leptospira kobayashii genome encodes:
- a CDS encoding GFA family protein, whose amino-acid sequence MSLKTYHGSCHCGDVKYEADLDLSLGTGKCNCSYCKKVRNWSTIIKPAAFRLLSGEGSLSFHQFGTKSNAHYFCKNCGIRVYSKGHVKEIGGDYISISIASLDDAEPSELIEAPVRFFDGLNNNWMNEPSEIRHL is encoded by the coding sequence ATGAGTTTGAAAACTTATCATGGAAGTTGTCATTGTGGGGATGTCAAATACGAAGCGGATTTGGATCTCAGTCTCGGCACGGGAAAATGCAATTGCTCCTATTGTAAAAAAGTCAGAAACTGGTCTACCATCATAAAACCAGCCGCTTTTCGTTTGTTAAGTGGTGAAGGAAGCCTTAGTTTCCATCAATTTGGGACAAAAAGCAATGCACATTATTTTTGTAAAAACTGCGGAATCAGAGTTTATTCCAAAGGTCATGTGAAAGAAATCGGCGGAGATTATATCTCCATTTCGATTGCCAGTTTGGATGATGCGGAACCTTCGGAATTGATAGAAGCGCCTGTTCGATTTTTTGACGGCTTGAATAATAATTGGATGAACGAACCTTCCGAAATCCGTCATCTTTAA
- a CDS encoding beta-propeller fold lactonase family protein — protein sequence MGFNNPADPASLAFFKTNLVSTYLKSLIPQEIALVDAEVPQFLALLYQKPGEVGIKVWNVDPNSGQLTSTIGMQAIPPNAPGNAPVILVRIPKTRELLSSSGGGVPTSFNNIYTYQIQDNGSVSVVGTSPEPLPNYITVNKAGSTNNVYISRGASQVFLYTKDKSTHILTQSPSVSYPFGTYCGPNSIVVNPTEKNIFVTNTAFAPVSLSIYNQDPSSGTVTIGSGSPLTLPASPTSNDNINLHPTKNYVYTTIANIAGPIIGFAYNQDSTATAIPGSPFTPSSSYSATNVSTRTLTIDPYGRFIAFVYSDASGNRLQLLKIDSSTGALTPTGFPIGVGNAPNSLTWDESGRFIYFLSNTGGSTNQQQLEIYKVSSTGELTPSPSSPTTLGAMGAFVPSGLASVTKTMKVKPGEYP from the coding sequence TTGGGTTTCAACAATCCTGCAGATCCTGCAAGCCTGGCATTCTTCAAAACGAATTTGGTTTCTACATATCTAAAAAGTCTAATTCCTCAGGAAATAGCACTCGTTGATGCGGAAGTGCCTCAATTTCTAGCATTGCTTTATCAGAAGCCCGGTGAAGTAGGTATCAAAGTCTGGAATGTCGATCCGAACTCCGGCCAACTAACTAGTACAATCGGAATGCAGGCGATTCCCCCGAACGCTCCCGGCAATGCACCTGTCATATTGGTGAGAATACCGAAAACCAGAGAACTTCTTTCCTCTTCCGGAGGAGGTGTTCCCACCAGTTTTAATAATATTTATACCTATCAAATACAGGATAACGGTTCGGTAAGTGTTGTAGGAACATCTCCTGAACCTTTGCCGAATTATATAACTGTAAATAAAGCGGGAAGTACCAACAATGTATATATATCCAGAGGGGCTTCCCAGGTTTTTCTATACACAAAAGATAAGTCCACTCATATACTCACCCAGAGTCCGTCCGTAAGTTATCCTTTCGGTACATACTGCGGGCCGAATTCCATAGTGGTAAATCCTACGGAAAAAAATATATTCGTAACCAATACTGCATTCGCTCCCGTATCATTGAGTATTTACAACCAAGATCCTTCCTCCGGAACAGTCACCATCGGCTCGGGCAGTCCCTTAACTTTGCCGGCCAGTCCGACATCGAACGATAATATCAATCTACATCCTACAAAAAATTACGTTTACACAACCATTGCCAATATCGCAGGACCGATCATAGGTTTTGCCTATAACCAGGATTCAACCGCGACAGCGATCCCCGGCTCTCCTTTTACACCTTCCAGCAGTTATTCGGCGACGAATGTATCCACCAGAACATTGACAATCGATCCTTACGGAAGATTTATCGCTTTTGTATATTCGGATGCATCAGGCAATAGACTCCAACTTTTGAAGATAGATTCCTCCACAGGCGCGCTCACTCCTACGGGATTTCCCATTGGTGTGGGGAACGCACCAAATAGTTTGACATGGGATGAAAGCGGTAGGTTTATTTATTTTCTTTCGAACACAGGCGGCTCCACAAATCAACAACAGCTTGAGATATATAAAGTCTCCTCTACCGGTGAGCTCACCCCCAGCCCGAGTTCTCCTACAACCCTCGGAGCGATGGGGGCTTTTGTTCCGTCGGGGCTTGCTTCCGTTACAAAAACAATGAAAGTCAAACCGGGGGAATATCCCTGA
- a CDS encoding beta-propeller fold lactonase family protein gives MIKDAELVEAEVPQFLALLYLKSGPNEVGIKVWNVDPDTGKLTSTIGMQAIPPNAPGNSPVNLKRVPKSRELFASSGFGSPSTFNKIYSFKIQDDGSVTVIGSSPSGILPNTVTPNISGTNVYATITSSTTNVYLYQKDTSGNLTQSTLSSYPFGTYCSPSSLLVSQTERNIFITNPSYLSIYQQDTSAGTVTIGSGSPLPIAASPTLNDNLTLHPTRNYIYTTIANIAAPIAGFIYNQDSTASAIQGSPFTPSGSYSATTSSTKTLTIDPYGRFIAFVYSDASGNRLQLLKINSSTGALTPSGFPIGVGNAPGDLTWDESGRFIYFFSDTGAASSEKQLEVYKVSSTGELTSTPGSPVILGTISSFSPRGIVSVTKTMKVKPGEYP, from the coding sequence TTGATTAAGGACGCAGAATTGGTTGAGGCAGAAGTGCCTCAATTCCTAGCGCTACTTTATCTTAAATCCGGCCCAAACGAAGTGGGAATCAAAGTCTGGAATGTGGATCCGGACACGGGCAAATTAACAAGTACTATCGGGATGCAAGCGATTCCCCCGAACGCTCCCGGCAATAGCCCTGTTAATTTGAAGAGAGTCCCGAAAAGCAGGGAGTTATTTGCTTCATCCGGTTTCGGGTCACCATCAACTTTCAATAAGATTTATTCTTTTAAAATTCAGGATGACGGGTCCGTTACCGTAATAGGCTCTTCTCCATCCGGTATTTTACCAAATACAGTTACACCTAATATATCGGGGACGAACGTATATGCAACCATCACAAGCAGCACTACCAATGTCTATCTTTACCAAAAGGACACTTCAGGCAATCTAACACAAAGTACATTATCGTCTTATCCATTCGGAACCTATTGCAGCCCTTCTTCACTTCTCGTTTCACAGACGGAGCGAAATATATTCATCACCAATCCGTCTTATTTGAGTATTTATCAGCAGGATACTTCGGCAGGAACTGTAACGATCGGTTCCGGTAGTCCTCTGCCTATAGCCGCCTCACCAACATTAAATGACAATTTGACATTGCATCCGACCAGGAACTACATCTACACTACCATTGCCAATATTGCTGCCCCGATTGCAGGTTTTATTTACAACCAGGATTCAACCGCCAGTGCCATCCAAGGATCTCCCTTTACACCTTCCGGTAGTTATTCGGCAACTACTTCTTCGACCAAAACCTTAACTATCGATCCTTACGGAAGATTCATCGCTTTTGTATATTCTGATGCATCAGGCAACAGACTCCAACTTTTGAAAATAAATTCGTCTACAGGAGCACTCACTCCTTCGGGATTTCCCATCGGTGTGGGAAATGCTCCCGGCGATCTGACATGGGATGAAAGCGGTAGGTTTATTTATTTTTTCTCAGATACGGGCGCAGCAAGCAGCGAAAAACAGCTTGAGGTTTACAAAGTTTCTTCTACCGGAGAACTCACTTCCACTCCAGGCTCACCGGTGATTTTAGGAACCATTTCTTCTTTCAGTCCGAGAGGAATCGTTTCCGTTACAAAAACAATGAAAGTCAAACCGGGAGAATATCCCTAA
- a CDS encoding helix-turn-helix domain-containing protein — MKFHWILYVTFNVNEIKMTFSYDIYLTYLLFFFSGLSLLFAIGEVSLQHNSKKEKRLSVIFLILSYYFFHSFLLFSGYILFIPFLLFTPLPFITLLGPLVRSYISLVLNQEDSSNKVWILGCLPVGIVFLSLMPFLSSDISRKDYLWKEGNVIRVFAPWNVKIAFVTAFISLFAQFTLIVVKVFTNIRFVRFRADVNLRIVFYISVFILFIVLVVTLQLFSILKIGQGIPLVFVGMIPILLYLIKLRYPELFFEVKRVVEEERQIRKSYLKNLDLVAIGRKLNDLLEKDKVYLDEDLSLAKLSSFLGITTHKLSEYLNLEEKTQYFQLINKYRVEEAKQKILNHPKETFLSIAYSSGFNSKSNFNQVFKQLTGLTPSEFKKEKRVTYAKVVPERVRKAQ; from the coding sequence ATGAAATTTCACTGGATTCTTTACGTTACTTTCAATGTTAATGAGATCAAAATGACTTTCTCTTACGATATTTATTTAACATATTTATTGTTTTTCTTCAGCGGACTCTCTTTGCTTTTTGCGATAGGTGAAGTTTCTTTACAGCACAATTCGAAAAAAGAAAAAAGACTTTCGGTAATTTTTTTAATTCTCTCTTATTATTTTTTTCACTCGTTTCTTCTGTTTTCCGGGTATATTCTTTTCATTCCGTTTTTACTTTTCACACCTCTCCCTTTCATCACCTTACTCGGACCATTGGTTCGTTCTTATATCTCCTTGGTTTTGAATCAGGAAGACTCTTCGAACAAAGTATGGATTTTAGGATGTCTTCCCGTAGGAATTGTGTTCTTGAGCTTAATGCCTTTTCTATCAAGTGACATTTCCAGAAAAGATTACTTATGGAAAGAAGGGAATGTGATTCGGGTTTTCGCTCCTTGGAATGTAAAGATCGCTTTTGTTACGGCATTCATCTCATTATTCGCTCAATTTACATTGATTGTCGTCAAAGTATTCACAAACATTCGTTTTGTTAGGTTTCGTGCGGACGTGAACTTACGAATTGTTTTTTACATATCGGTTTTTATTTTATTTATCGTTCTGGTAGTAACCTTACAATTGTTTTCTATTTTGAAAATCGGGCAAGGTATACCGTTAGTCTTCGTAGGGATGATTCCTATTCTACTCTATCTGATAAAATTGCGTTACCCCGAACTTTTCTTCGAAGTAAAGAGAGTTGTGGAAGAAGAAAGGCAAATCAGAAAATCTTATCTAAAGAATCTCGATTTAGTAGCTATCGGCAGGAAATTAAATGATCTATTGGAAAAAGATAAAGTATATTTGGATGAAGATTTGTCCTTGGCAAAGCTTTCTTCCTTTCTCGGAATCACAACTCATAAATTGTCCGAGTATTTGAATTTGGAGGAAAAGACCCAATATTTCCAACTGATCAACAAATACAGGGTGGAAGAAGCAAAACAGAAAATCTTAAATCATCCGAAAGAAACCTTTTTGTCTATAGCTTATTCCTCCGGATTCAATTCCAAATCCAACTTCAATCAAGTATTCAAACAACTTACAGGCCTTACACCTTCCGAATTTAAGAAGGAAAAAAGAGTAACCTATGCAAAGGTTGTGCCTGAGCGCGTTAGAAAAGCCCAGTGA
- a CDS encoding adenylate/guanylate cyclase domain-containing protein: protein MKRNSLFIFWQGVSNLLNRNSMNGTVRGILVKEEQIGAYATNLFRYGIAVLFLFLAFGTAKSPSDLFLNFLTLSLFLAFTILHTVLLIRKSKYLNIVFDYFTVIFDYSLIFGTPVIYSLRVSPDNFAHVLKNPILFLLMLPIALTALQFRIRLVLFSILLFVVFWFGLVSAGLYLGIPLTQDWKDYVLGPGVILSDLILRPLPFIILGLILTFITYRAVSMIRRIGDLESRRASLARFFSPDVVEQLSSAEAGFESGVRQKVSILFSDIREFTQLSEDLDPSVLAQFLTDYRNRMTNAIFEFGGTLDKFIGDAIMATFGTPKPSEIQGQDASNAIKAGQKMFLVLEEINSERKKRGLLPVEIGIGIHVGEVFCGTIGTEGRMEYTVIGDAVNTASRIESLCKLFKERFLISDAVLKEVGSGLLVKKLPLTKVKGKSLPLQVYSLSGPKPVSRKN from the coding sequence ATGAAGCGCAATAGTCTTTTCATTTTTTGGCAGGGTGTTTCGAATTTACTGAATAGAAATTCGATGAACGGAACGGTTCGGGGGATTTTGGTTAAGGAGGAACAGATCGGTGCCTATGCAACGAATTTGTTTCGATATGGAATCGCGGTTTTATTCCTTTTCCTGGCCTTTGGCACAGCCAAATCTCCCTCCGACTTATTTCTTAATTTCCTCACATTGTCTTTATTCCTGGCTTTTACGATTCTACATACGGTTTTATTAATTAGAAAATCAAAGTATTTGAATATTGTTTTTGATTACTTTACTGTGATCTTCGATTATTCTTTGATATTCGGTACTCCTGTCATTTATAGTCTTCGGGTTAGTCCGGATAATTTCGCTCATGTTTTGAAAAATCCCATCCTGTTTTTGCTAATGCTTCCGATTGCTTTGACTGCTCTTCAGTTTCGGATAAGATTGGTTCTCTTTTCAATACTACTCTTTGTTGTATTTTGGTTCGGGTTGGTGTCCGCAGGATTGTATTTGGGGATTCCATTGACCCAGGATTGGAAAGATTATGTTTTAGGTCCGGGAGTTATATTAAGCGATTTGATTTTGAGGCCGCTACCTTTTATCATCTTAGGATTGATATTAACATTCATTACTTATCGCGCAGTCTCAATGATCCGAAGGATCGGAGATTTGGAATCCCGTCGTGCTTCTTTAGCCAGGTTTTTTTCTCCCGATGTAGTCGAACAATTAAGCTCCGCAGAAGCAGGATTTGAATCAGGAGTTAGACAAAAGGTATCCATACTTTTTTCGGATATCCGAGAATTCACTCAACTGTCGGAAGATTTGGATCCTTCCGTATTGGCGCAATTTTTAACAGACTATCGGAATAGAATGACAAATGCGATTTTCGAGTTCGGAGGAACGCTCGATAAATTCATAGGAGACGCTATCATGGCAACCTTCGGAACTCCCAAACCTTCCGAAATTCAAGGTCAAGATGCATCTAACGCAATAAAGGCGGGACAGAAAATGTTTTTGGTTCTGGAAGAAATCAATTCGGAACGAAAAAAAAGAGGTTTGTTGCCCGTTGAGATAGGAATAGGGATCCATGTCGGAGAAGTGTTTTGCGGAACGATCGGAACAGAAGGCAGAATGGAATACACTGTGATCGGAGACGCCGTTAATACCGCTTCCAGAATTGAATCCCTATGTAAATTGTTTAAGGAAAGATTTTTAATTTCGGATGCTGTATTAAAGGAAGTCGGTTCGGGTTTGTTGGTAAAAAAACTACCTCTGACAAAAGTAAAAGGAAAGTCTTTGCCTCTTCAAGTATACAGTCTTTCGGGACCAAAGCCTGTTTCACGGAAAAATTGA
- a CDS encoding FKBP-type peptidyl-prolyl cis-trans isomerase, translating into MKRSYLFFSSFCLIFLLQTPMIPSEKDLIIQDVKLGTGKEAYSGSNVTVHYVGKLTNGKKFDSSRDRKKPFEFNLGTGEVIKGWDKGVKGMKEGGIRKLTIPPELGYGAKGTGSIPPNSTLLFEVELIKVY; encoded by the coding sequence ATGAAACGATCATATTTATTTTTCTCTTCATTCTGTCTCATATTTCTATTACAAACTCCGATGATTCCCTCGGAAAAAGATTTAATCATTCAAGATGTTAAATTAGGGACGGGGAAAGAAGCTTATTCTGGTTCCAATGTTACGGTTCATTACGTAGGAAAACTTACAAACGGAAAGAAATTTGACAGTTCCAGAGATCGCAAAAAGCCGTTCGAATTCAATTTAGGAACAGGTGAAGTCATCAAAGGTTGGGACAAAGGAGTAAAAGGAATGAAAGAAGGCGGAATCCGCAAACTAACCATTCCTCCCGAATTGGGTTACGGAGCAAAGGGAACAGGATCTATTCCACCTAACTCTACTTTGCTTTTTGAAGTCGAACTGATTAAAGTTTACTAA
- a CDS encoding DUF1577 domain-containing protein, with amino-acid sequence MEKNSRPMDHITNTEQKNHVILKYLINQQILVKMSHLNQSGMILKAAAGTDEITLQLPEAWDFTSKEPIFLSKVLARYIEIQCSFISQVDDRQIRLKVEKVAIAKKDRQAPRYPVTEEGFVNITNIVSSKTIIEANMFNIPTLVRVNFEEYAKKLNQNPNDFVSIDVFKSNMDRAFEVVKRTHKILLLEDCNDLKSYNNVDPDYIDYEEEIDDHLEAAIKKYREKKTASELIFPIIYTNELEEQIPIGYVWVQSKENKLTKDYVSRVQTLMQEMVERIKDANLTKSETRFPVLDISTSGLKIKINDSNLIETLPKQKGFLFDLFFKMQAPFRVFVRVAWWRKDDEGNLLLGVEFSSKSRTYFEKQRFEQNIEIVKQIGSAA; translated from the coding sequence ATGGAAAAGAATTCTCGTCCCATGGACCACATTACGAATACGGAACAGAAAAACCACGTCATCCTCAAATATTTAATCAACCAACAGATATTAGTGAAGATGAGCCATTTGAATCAATCTGGAATGATTCTAAAGGCAGCTGCGGGAACGGATGAAATCACTCTGCAACTTCCGGAAGCCTGGGACTTCACTTCGAAGGAACCGATTTTTTTATCCAAAGTACTTGCCCGATACATCGAAATCCAATGTTCTTTTATTTCACAAGTAGACGACCGCCAAATCCGCTTAAAGGTGGAAAAAGTCGCGATCGCCAAAAAGGACCGCCAAGCTCCCCGTTATCCGGTGACCGAAGAAGGTTTCGTAAATATCACAAACATCGTCAGTTCCAAAACCATCATCGAAGCAAATATGTTTAACATTCCTACTCTTGTTCGTGTGAATTTCGAAGAGTATGCAAAAAAGCTGAATCAAAACCCCAATGACTTTGTTTCCATAGACGTATTCAAATCGAATATGGACAGAGCTTTCGAAGTAGTTAAGCGCACTCATAAGATTTTACTACTGGAAGATTGTAACGATTTAAAATCATATAACAACGTAGATCCGGATTACATAGATTACGAAGAAGAGATTGACGACCATCTGGAAGCTGCGATCAAAAAATACAGAGAGAAAAAAACGGCTTCAGAACTGATTTTTCCAATCATCTACACAAATGAATTGGAAGAACAAATTCCCATCGGATACGTTTGGGTACAAAGTAAGGAAAACAAACTTACGAAAGATTATGTTAGCCGAGTGCAAACCTTGATGCAGGAAATGGTGGAAAGAATCAAAGACGCAAACTTAACCAAATCGGAAACCAGATTTCCGGTATTGGATATTTCCACGTCCGGACTTAAGATCAAAATCAATGATTCCAATCTAATCGAGACCTTGCCTAAACAAAAAGGTTTTTTATTTGATCTCTTCTTCAAAATGCAAGCTCCGTTCCGCGTATTTGTCAGAGTTGCTTGGTGGAGAAAAGATGATGAAGGCAATCTTCTCTTGGGTGTTGAATTCTCAAGTAAGTCAAGAACCTATTTTGAAAAACAAAGATTCGAACAAAATATTGAAATCGTAAAACAAATAGGCAGTGCTGCTTAA
- a CDS encoding SpoIIE family protein phosphatase has translation MIDENSQILEAFRIYQLPPNSPIPELEEILSFFADTMQKELAFISWVSEEEVHFAHSFDIKNGSLSSLIPLVLKVKDKPEELTIVTEVFSDLPDMANPCYIGYPIITKLGIPIGVLSVLSDSLIEDAIRTKETFRFFAQRIMTVLELRAKVKTLLQKDYQILNQYVEMDDLYNNSPCGYLTVNHQGLILKSNVTFLDWLKYSKREMVGKLLFQDVLSEENKIIFEKFLRNLIEGNNLNDQELDISKRNGDRITCLVSGRKIFLPTENQTIFRLSVFDITEKSKIQNALELESNKVKSKNKTLSNQLAMAAKVQKKLLPSSNPNESISFAYKPLDEVGGDFCDFIKFPNPNQFGIFISDVAGHGVPSAFITAIMKSTIQQASPELKENPSEFLEFVNDSIMDYIDNRFVTAMYSLFDLENRTVRYSSAGHPMPFKIYKNTIELFPLKKGSFPLGVQSSSVRKSKGKGYVSFDAKFEKGTRILFYTDGLTEAKSGRHVNQEVYFEAVLPEILEEYSKYKLDVFLNSILSELAQFIGKKDPEDDVCLVAIDL, from the coding sequence ATGATAGATGAAAATTCGCAAATTTTAGAAGCATTTAGAATCTATCAACTTCCCCCCAATTCCCCCATTCCCGAATTGGAAGAGATACTCTCTTTTTTTGCGGACACGATGCAGAAAGAGTTAGCATTTATTAGTTGGGTTAGTGAGGAAGAAGTTCATTTCGCCCATAGCTTTGACATCAAAAACGGATCTCTTTCTTCTTTAATACCTCTTGTTTTAAAGGTTAAGGATAAACCCGAAGAATTGACGATAGTTACGGAAGTTTTTTCCGATTTGCCAGACATGGCAAATCCCTGTTATATCGGATATCCTATCATCACGAAACTTGGGATCCCTATCGGGGTGTTATCCGTTCTTTCCGATTCCTTGATAGAAGATGCCATCCGAACCAAAGAGACATTCCGGTTTTTTGCCCAAAGGATAATGACCGTGCTTGAACTGAGAGCGAAGGTCAAAACTCTTCTTCAGAAAGACTATCAGATATTAAATCAATATGTAGAGATGGATGATCTATACAACAATTCTCCTTGCGGGTATCTGACGGTAAACCACCAGGGATTGATTTTGAAATCAAATGTGACTTTTCTGGATTGGTTGAAATACTCCAAAAGGGAAATGGTTGGGAAACTCTTATTTCAAGATGTCTTAAGTGAAGAGAATAAAATCATTTTCGAAAAATTTCTCAGAAACCTAATTGAAGGAAACAATCTAAACGATCAGGAATTGGATATTTCAAAAAGAAATGGGGATCGGATCACTTGTCTTGTCTCAGGCAGAAAGATTTTTCTTCCTACGGAAAATCAAACCATATTCCGGCTCAGTGTGTTTGACATTACGGAAAAATCAAAAATTCAGAACGCTTTGGAGTTGGAATCGAATAAGGTAAAATCAAAAAATAAAACTCTTAGCAACCAACTTGCTATGGCTGCGAAAGTACAGAAAAAATTACTTCCTTCTTCCAATCCCAATGAATCGATTTCATTCGCCTATAAACCGTTAGACGAAGTAGGCGGGGATTTTTGCGATTTTATCAAATTTCCGAATCCGAATCAGTTCGGTATATTTATCAGTGATGTAGCGGGGCACGGAGTTCCTTCCGCTTTCATTACTGCGATTATGAAAAGTACGATCCAGCAAGCAAGTCCGGAATTGAAGGAAAATCCATCCGAATTTTTGGAGTTTGTAAACGATTCCATAATGGATTATATAGACAATCGTTTTGTGACAGCGATGTATTCTTTGTTTGATTTGGAAAATCGCACGGTCAGATATTCTTCCGCAGGCCATCCTATGCCTTTTAAGATTTATAAAAATACGATAGAGCTTTTCCCTTTGAAAAAAGGAAGTTTTCCTTTGGGAGTGCAGAGTAGTTCCGTAAGAAAATCCAAAGGCAAAGGATATGTGAGTTTTGATGCAAAGTTTGAAAAAGGTACCAGGATTTTATTTTATACGGACGGATTGACAGAAGCAAAGAGCGGAAGGCATGTAAATCAGGAAGTTTATTTTGAAGCGGTATTGCCTGAGATTCTGGAAGAGTATTCCAAATATAAATTGGATGTTTTTTTGAACTCAATCCTCTCGGAACTCGCACAGTTTATCGGGAAAAAAGATCCGGAAGATGATGTCTGTTTGGTGGCAATCGACTTATAA
- a CDS encoding ATP-binding protein: MKLKSMFFILFGFNIFLLSLLILCTFLLFDTQSELAKSQEIRYKSYKVADELRQSSDDLTRFARTYVITGNKMYEDFFWEILAIRNGEKPRPENYERIYWDLVLDPKIRPRPYSENKPLRSMMMELGFTEEEFQKLKQAQQNSDSLVSTENIAMNAMKGLYDDGKGNFTVRKPPNQKMAISLMHDGKYHSDKKEIMKPIDRFFEKLEKRTDRTVKEYQRESIFLIVLMLILVLSVIFSLVFSSFIIRKKVSEPITELQTVAIGIGNQNWDLPVTYKSKDEIGFLAEAFRISKEKISLLFKDLNRTNLELQKTNLELNQTLKKLNETQAQLVHSEKLAALGQVVAGVAHEINTPLGAIQASVENLADGMEYILQTLPEPSNFQTVEIRDRFFQLVSRPKSSVYLSSKEKRNLKKSIIENLADLGIQDVDSVSDMLVDLGGYDHLEDWKLLLKDQTDQNLITLAHKIIRQKQNSDNIRLAVERASKIIFALKKYSHQDHTEEKSLVSIQDSIETVLLIYQNLTKKGVEVVREFQDVPEIYGYPDELAQVWTNLIHNALQAMDFKGSLNIRVHRIVNEDSVFISFTDTGPGIPKEIQSKIFEPFFTTKARGEGTGLGLDIVKRIVDKHNGILQFESIEGNGTTFTVILPGKI; the protein is encoded by the coding sequence ATGAAACTTAAATCCATGTTTTTCATTTTATTCGGTTTCAATATTTTTCTCTTAAGTTTATTGATTCTATGTACTTTTTTATTGTTTGATACTCAATCCGAATTGGCCAAGAGCCAGGAGATCCGGTATAAATCTTATAAAGTTGCCGATGAGCTGAGACAAAGTTCCGATGATCTCACCCGATTTGCCCGTACGTATGTCATTACCGGAAATAAGATGTATGAAGATTTTTTCTGGGAAATTTTGGCGATCCGCAACGGAGAAAAACCCAGGCCGGAAAATTACGAAAGGATTTATTGGGATCTTGTTTTGGATCCGAAGATTCGCCCCAGACCTTATTCTGAAAACAAACCGCTTCGTTCCATGATGATGGAATTGGGATTTACGGAAGAAGAATTTCAAAAATTAAAACAAGCACAGCAGAATTCGGATAGTCTTGTCTCCACCGAGAACATTGCCATGAATGCGATGAAAGGATTGTATGACGATGGAAAAGGGAATTTTACCGTAAGAAAACCGCCTAACCAGAAAATGGCGATTTCTTTGATGCATGACGGTAAGTATCATAGCGATAAAAAAGAAATTATGAAACCGATTGATCGTTTCTTTGAAAAACTGGAGAAAAGAACGGATCGTACGGTTAAGGAATATCAAAGGGAAAGTATCTTTCTGATTGTTTTGATGTTGATTCTTGTTTTATCCGTAATTTTCTCTCTTGTATTTTCTTCGTTTATCATTCGTAAAAAAGTAAGCGAGCCGATTACAGAATTGCAAACGGTTGCGATCGGAATCGGAAATCAAAATTGGGATCTGCCGGTTACATACAAGTCAAAGGATGAGATCGGTTTTTTGGCGGAAGCGTTTCGGATCTCCAAAGAAAAAATTTCCTTATTATTCAAAGACTTGAATCGAACCAATTTGGAGTTGCAAAAAACAAATCTGGAATTGAATCAAACTTTGAAAAAATTAAATGAAACTCAAGCACAGTTGGTACATTCCGAAAAACTGGCGGCATTGGGACAAGTCGTGGCGGGAGTTGCACATGAAATCAATACTCCCCTGGGTGCCATTCAGGCATCGGTTGAAAATTTGGCGGATGGAATGGAATACATTCTACAGACATTGCCCGAGCCGTCCAATTTTCAAACAGTGGAAATCAGGGATCGTTTTTTTCAGTTGGTTTCCCGACCTAAATCCTCAGTGTATCTCAGTTCGAAAGAAAAGAGGAATTTGAAAAAATCGATTATCGAAAACCTGGCGGACTTGGGAATACAAGACGTAGATTCCGTCTCTGATATGTTAGTTGATTTGGGAGGCTACGATCATCTGGAAGATTGGAAATTGCTTTTGAAAGATCAAACCGATCAAAATCTGATCACTCTCGCACATAAAATCATTCGTCAGAAACAAAATTCGGATAATATCAGACTCGCAGTCGAGAGGGCATCCAAAATCATATTTGCTTTGAAAAAATATTCTCACCAGGACCATACGGAAGAAAAATCTTTGGTTTCTATTCAGGATTCTATCGAAACGGTACTACTGATTTATCAAAACCTAACAAAGAAAGGTGTTGAGGTCGTCCGCGAGTTTCAAGATGTTCCCGAGATTTACGGTTACCCGGATGAACTGGCGCAAGTGTGGACCAATTTGATTCATAATGCTTTACAAGCCATGGATTTCAAAGGGAGTCTGAACATTCGTGTTCATCGGATCGTCAATGAAGATTCCGTTTTCATCAGCTTTACGGATACCGGACCGGGGATTCCGAAGGAGATTCAATCCAAGATCTTCGAACCTTTTTTCACAACGAAAGCGAGAGGAGAAGGAACCGGACTCGGTCTGGATATAGTAAAAAGAATCGTCGACAAACATAATGGGATTCTTCAATTTGAAAGTATCGAGGGGAACGGTACAACCTTCACGGTGATCCTTCCCGGTAAAATATGA